A part of Capsicum annuum cultivar UCD-10X-F1 chromosome 6, UCD10Xv1.1, whole genome shotgun sequence genomic DNA contains:
- the LOC107875766 gene encoding COP9 signalosome complex subunit 5a: MRALKYQPLRKVRMDALNSYASSAAIAQQTWELENNIVTMDAPSGSSPENSASDAIFHYDEAAQTKFQREKPWASDPHYFKRVKISALALLKMVVHARSGGTIEVMGLMQGKTDGDAIIVMDAFALPVEGTETRVNAQADAYEYMVEYSQTNKQAGRLENVVGWYHSHPGYGCWLSGIDVTTQMLNQQYQEPFLAVVIDPTRTVSAGKVEIGAFRTYPEGYKPPDDPISEYQTIPLNKIEDFGVHCKQYYSLDITYFKSSLDCHLLDLLWNKYWVNTLSSSPLLGNGDYVAGQISDLAEKLEQAENQLSHSRFGPLMAPPQRKKEEESQLAKITRDSAKITVEQVHGLMSQVIKDILFNSVRPSGKSQTEPSGPEPMVES, from the exons ATGAGGGCTCTCAAATACCAACCTCTCCGTAAAGTTCGAATGGACGCATTAAATTCCTACGCATCATCGGCAGCGATTGCACAACAAACATGGGAATTAGAAAACAATATCGTAACAATGGACGCGCCGTCCGGTTCTTCGCCGGAAAACTCCGCGTCGGACGCCATATTCCACTACGACGAGGCGGCGCAAACGAAGTTCCAGCGGGAGAAGCCGTGGGCGAGTGATCCTCACTACTTCAAGCGCGTGAAGATCTCTGCACTCGCGCTTCTTAAGATGGTTGTTCACGCGCGCTCTGGTGGTACTATTGAGGTTATGGGACTCATGCAGGGTAAGACTGATGGCGATGCTATTATTGTTATGGATGCTTTTGCCCTTCCTGTTGAAGGTACTGAAACTAGGGTTAATGCTCAAGCTGATGCGTATGAATATATGGTGGAATATTCCCAGACTAACAAGCAG GCTGGTCGGCTGGAAAATGTGGTTGGGTGGTACCATTCACATCCTGGTTATGGGTGCTGGCTCTCTGGCATTGATGTAACTACACAAATGCTTAACCAGCAATATCAGGAGCCTTTTCTTGCTGTTGTTATTGATCCAACAAGAACTGTTTCTGCTGGAAAAGTTGAGATTGGTGCCTTTCGAACATATCCTGAAGGATATAAGCCTCCAGATGACCCCATCTCAGAGTACCAGACCATTCCTTTGAACAAGATCGAAGACTTTGGAGTACATTGCAAGCAG TATTATTCATTGGATATTACATATTTCAAGTCCTCTCTTGATTGCCATCTCTTGGACCTACTATGGAACAAGTATTGGGTGAACAcactttcttcttctcctttgcTTGGAAATGGAGACTATGTTGCTGGACAAATATCTGATCTTG CTGAAAAGTTGGAGCAAGCTGAAAATCAGCTGTCCCATTCACGTTTTGGGCCGTTAATGGCACCCCCTCAAAGGAAGAAGGAG GAAGAATCTCAGCTTGCTAAGATTACACGTGATAGTGCTAAGATTACTGTCGAGCAAGTTCATGGCTTAATGTCGCAG GTTATTAAAGACATTCTTTTCAATAGTGTTCGTCCATCAGGCAAGTCGCAGACAGAACCATCTGGTCCCGAGCCCATGGTCGAAAGCTGA
- the LOC107875765 gene encoding uncharacterized protein LOC107875765 isoform X1, with product MEAYVEDCKDLVSQLKKQDKELRLKRRWLMNLHLSEREQKKMERLKPPGDMSLPESLLRENDLHYENIRTSVAKAFGVHKGERACYGAPATLLSNSAENLRGIYSMLNKMNNKGLCCVAETLTGGSITFEKTNWLMSWIIKHFPPKILHKHDDSSQSLIKQMSQHLKDPQNLRVNHGASCSTLESFLNSAIYVLDRLKELSLLTLSKMHRNLRDLPGYIPIFMQSPRISWNIERLVDQIRRTSLEMLADYEEGDEPPEPLAKALSVAALMLKPELDYCPFQMVFHKLSPNVEALQNDIAKAIRILDDKKLVCFAELGNLPLVLDSKAKAAKKSVRLRVQLKKLLTEYLLECSDLQSIPESLLESLAIINKTYRHARSKTYSKKEVEEEIECVLTISAQIKQIVLDLLVKCDVSEDFANAYMVKAEESYYEGGDEDEHLSDLHQNSRSDPNVSYSQAESVGEINESDFKSPITACQDIGLSSLFSPKLKSSVKIESLYTDEVDSVHSNWFDNSSAFLESKASEGAKSMSGKDDHLRSIGLQEGRDSCSPMPTRDQNSFATHFSPDKGSGRNHMKEKTTAGDLGCTPPKFTSIECSEEKNVSLHRQKLIRNQYLLIQEGSDETSMVAYSLVGCMLNKFAQLDGLRLSEDDVSYLQVQGNTSNPKNFEVPNNRQSSCDETTNSVMLHVLEEIIPSFANSSKEQLKELLGVK from the exons GTGGTTAATGAACTTGCATTTGTCCGAAAGAGAGCAAAAAAAGATGGAAAGACTCAAACCTCCTGGTGATAT GAGTTTACCTGAATCATTGCTTAGAGAAAATGAT TTACATTATGAGAACATTCGAACTTCTGTTGCAAAGGCATTTGGAGTGCATAAGGGTGAAAGGGCATGTTATGGTGCGCCAGCCACATTGCTCTCCAATTCAGCCGAGAATTTGAGAGGCATATATTCCATGCTtaataagatgaacaacaaggGGTTATGCTGTGTTGCAGAGACTTTAACTGGCGGCTCAATTACTTTTGAGAAAACCAATTGGCTAATGAGTTGGATAATCAAGCATTTTCCTCCCAAAATACTCCATAAGCATGATGATTCCAGTCAAAGTCTAATTAAACAAATGTCTCAACACCTCAAAGATCCTCAAAACTTGCGTGTTAATCATGGGGCTTCTTGTTCTACCTTAGAATCCTTTCTCAATTCTGCTATTTATGTTCTGGATAGACTTAAGGAGTTGTCTCTTCTAACTTTGAGTAAAATGCATAGGAATCTGAGGGATCTCCCGGGTTACATCCCCATTTTTATGCAGTCTCCTAGAATATCTTGGAATATTGAAAGGTTAGTTGATCAAATTAGGAGAACTTCATTAGAAATGCTAGCAGACTATGAAGAAGGGGATGAACCACCAGAACCCCTGGCTAAGGCTTTGTCCGTTGCAGCCTTAATGCTAAAACCAGAACTTGATTATTGTCCCTTTCAGatggttttccataaactttcACCAAATGTAGAAGCATTGCAGAATGATATAGCAAAAGCAATCAGGATTCTAGATGATAAAAAATTAGTATGTTTTGCAGAGCTGGGAAATTTGCCTCTTGTGCTGGATTCTAAGGCTAAAGCTGCCAAAAAAAGTGTTCGTTTGCGTGTGCAATTGAAGAAACTGTTGACTGAATATCTTCTCGAATGCAGCGACTTGCAGTCAATCCCTGAAAGTTTACTAGAAAGTCTAGCAATTATTAACAAAACATATAGGCATGCACGTAGTAAAACCTACTCAAAGAAGGAGGTAGAGGAAGAAATAGAATGTGTGCTGACTATTAGTGCTCAGATAAAACAAATTGTTTTGGATTTACTCGTCAAATGTGATGTCAGTGAAGATTTTGCAAATGCTTACATGGTGAAAGCAGAGGAAAGTTATTATGAAGGTGGTGATGAAGATGAGCATCTTTCTGATCTTCATCAAAATAGCAGGTCTGATCCTAATGTCTCATACAGCCAAGCAGAAAGTGTCGGTGAGATAAACGAAAGTGATTTCAAGTCTCCAATCACTGCTTGCCAAGATATTGGTTTATCCTCTCTGTTTTCACCCAAACTCAAATCGAGTGTCAAAATCGAGTCACTGTATACCGATGAAGTAGATTCAGTTCATTCCAATTGGTTTGACAATTCCTCGGCATTCTTAGAATCAAAAGCTTCTGAAGGCGCAAAGAGTATGAGTGGTAAAGATGATCATTTAAGAAGCATAGGCCTACAAGAAGGAAGAGATTCATGCTCACCTATGCCAACCAGAGATCAAAATAGTTTTGCTACACACTTCTCACCTGATAAAGGTTCAGGCAGGAATCATATGAAGGAAAAAACAACTGCCGGTGACCTGGGATGCACACCGCCAAAATTTACATCGATAGAGTGTTCCGAAGAAAAAAACGTATCACTTCACAGACAAAAATTGATTAGAAATCAGTATCTTCTTATCCAGGAAGGTTCTGATGAAACAAGTATGGTTGCTTATAGTCTTGTCGGCTGTATGTTGAATAAGTTTGCTCAGTTGGATGGGTTACGCTTATCTGAGGATGATGTATCATATCTCCAAGTCCAAGGCAATACTTCAAATCCCAAAAATTTTGAAG TTCCCAATAACAGGCAAAGCTCTTGTGATGAGACCACTAACTCTGTTATGCTCCATGTTCTTGAAGAGATAATTCCTTCTTTTGCAAACAG TAGTAAAGAACAACTGAAGGAGTTGTTGGGTGTGAAGTAG
- the LOC107875765 gene encoding uncharacterized protein LOC107875765 isoform X2 — protein MNLHLSEREQKKMERLKPPGDMSLPESLLRENDLHYENIRTSVAKAFGVHKGERACYGAPATLLSNSAENLRGIYSMLNKMNNKGLCCVAETLTGGSITFEKTNWLMSWIIKHFPPKILHKHDDSSQSLIKQMSQHLKDPQNLRVNHGASCSTLESFLNSAIYVLDRLKELSLLTLSKMHRNLRDLPGYIPIFMQSPRISWNIERLVDQIRRTSLEMLADYEEGDEPPEPLAKALSVAALMLKPELDYCPFQMVFHKLSPNVEALQNDIAKAIRILDDKKLVCFAELGNLPLVLDSKAKAAKKSVRLRVQLKKLLTEYLLECSDLQSIPESLLESLAIINKTYRHARSKTYSKKEVEEEIECVLTISAQIKQIVLDLLVKCDVSEDFANAYMVKAEESYYEGGDEDEHLSDLHQNSRSDPNVSYSQAESVGEINESDFKSPITACQDIGLSSLFSPKLKSSVKIESLYTDEVDSVHSNWFDNSSAFLESKASEGAKSMSGKDDHLRSIGLQEGRDSCSPMPTRDQNSFATHFSPDKGSGRNHMKEKTTAGDLGCTPPKFTSIECSEEKNVSLHRQKLIRNQYLLIQEGSDETSMVAYSLVGCMLNKFAQLDGLRLSEDDVSYLQVQGNTSNPKNFEVPNNRQSSCDETTNSVMLHVLEEIIPSFANSSKEQLKELLGVK, from the exons ATGAACTTGCATTTGTCCGAAAGAGAGCAAAAAAAGATGGAAAGACTCAAACCTCCTGGTGATAT GAGTTTACCTGAATCATTGCTTAGAGAAAATGAT TTACATTATGAGAACATTCGAACTTCTGTTGCAAAGGCATTTGGAGTGCATAAGGGTGAAAGGGCATGTTATGGTGCGCCAGCCACATTGCTCTCCAATTCAGCCGAGAATTTGAGAGGCATATATTCCATGCTtaataagatgaacaacaaggGGTTATGCTGTGTTGCAGAGACTTTAACTGGCGGCTCAATTACTTTTGAGAAAACCAATTGGCTAATGAGTTGGATAATCAAGCATTTTCCTCCCAAAATACTCCATAAGCATGATGATTCCAGTCAAAGTCTAATTAAACAAATGTCTCAACACCTCAAAGATCCTCAAAACTTGCGTGTTAATCATGGGGCTTCTTGTTCTACCTTAGAATCCTTTCTCAATTCTGCTATTTATGTTCTGGATAGACTTAAGGAGTTGTCTCTTCTAACTTTGAGTAAAATGCATAGGAATCTGAGGGATCTCCCGGGTTACATCCCCATTTTTATGCAGTCTCCTAGAATATCTTGGAATATTGAAAGGTTAGTTGATCAAATTAGGAGAACTTCATTAGAAATGCTAGCAGACTATGAAGAAGGGGATGAACCACCAGAACCCCTGGCTAAGGCTTTGTCCGTTGCAGCCTTAATGCTAAAACCAGAACTTGATTATTGTCCCTTTCAGatggttttccataaactttcACCAAATGTAGAAGCATTGCAGAATGATATAGCAAAAGCAATCAGGATTCTAGATGATAAAAAATTAGTATGTTTTGCAGAGCTGGGAAATTTGCCTCTTGTGCTGGATTCTAAGGCTAAAGCTGCCAAAAAAAGTGTTCGTTTGCGTGTGCAATTGAAGAAACTGTTGACTGAATATCTTCTCGAATGCAGCGACTTGCAGTCAATCCCTGAAAGTTTACTAGAAAGTCTAGCAATTATTAACAAAACATATAGGCATGCACGTAGTAAAACCTACTCAAAGAAGGAGGTAGAGGAAGAAATAGAATGTGTGCTGACTATTAGTGCTCAGATAAAACAAATTGTTTTGGATTTACTCGTCAAATGTGATGTCAGTGAAGATTTTGCAAATGCTTACATGGTGAAAGCAGAGGAAAGTTATTATGAAGGTGGTGATGAAGATGAGCATCTTTCTGATCTTCATCAAAATAGCAGGTCTGATCCTAATGTCTCATACAGCCAAGCAGAAAGTGTCGGTGAGATAAACGAAAGTGATTTCAAGTCTCCAATCACTGCTTGCCAAGATATTGGTTTATCCTCTCTGTTTTCACCCAAACTCAAATCGAGTGTCAAAATCGAGTCACTGTATACCGATGAAGTAGATTCAGTTCATTCCAATTGGTTTGACAATTCCTCGGCATTCTTAGAATCAAAAGCTTCTGAAGGCGCAAAGAGTATGAGTGGTAAAGATGATCATTTAAGAAGCATAGGCCTACAAGAAGGAAGAGATTCATGCTCACCTATGCCAACCAGAGATCAAAATAGTTTTGCTACACACTTCTCACCTGATAAAGGTTCAGGCAGGAATCATATGAAGGAAAAAACAACTGCCGGTGACCTGGGATGCACACCGCCAAAATTTACATCGATAGAGTGTTCCGAAGAAAAAAACGTATCACTTCACAGACAAAAATTGATTAGAAATCAGTATCTTCTTATCCAGGAAGGTTCTGATGAAACAAGTATGGTTGCTTATAGTCTTGTCGGCTGTATGTTGAATAAGTTTGCTCAGTTGGATGGGTTACGCTTATCTGAGGATGATGTATCATATCTCCAAGTCCAAGGCAATACTTCAAATCCCAAAAATTTTGAAG TTCCCAATAACAGGCAAAGCTCTTGTGATGAGACCACTAACTCTGTTATGCTCCATGTTCTTGAAGAGATAATTCCTTCTTTTGCAAACAG TAGTAAAGAACAACTGAAGGAGTTGTTGGGTGTGAAGTAG